The following proteins are encoded in a genomic region of Pseudomonas sp. Os17:
- a CDS encoding xanthine dehydrogenase family protein molybdopterin-binding subunit, with amino-acid sequence MKPAIDPSLQAAALALQDPVNLSRRRFLTGTAVGALVLGFGLPLGSPRVQAAATAARGTQVPAFLEIRPDNRVRLLCPFMEGGQGTFTAMAQIVGEELDADPASFLVEAAPPGEAYVVMDNGMRITGGSMSVRMSYPVMRRLGALARAMLLQAGALQLGVAVSELSTEPGKVLHAASGRSLTYGELAERAMDLPVPDPASVQLRDPSRFRWIGKPVKRVDAYDKSTGKALYSIDLQVDGMLHAAVQHAPRLGMTVGGLRNEEQVKAMKGVHSVHRLPGAVAVVAERWWHARRAVEAIQVDWLEPSADSKVRPMPKDFSSDGWIQRLANEKGPARDDENQGDVASILAAAKTRIDATYHNQYLNHGQLEPPSALARFNPDGSLEVWLPNQAPDMFLADIAKRTGLDPSRITLHSPLLGGFFGRHFLYDSASPYPQAIELSKAVGRPVKLIWSREEEFLRDVLRPVAAVNFRAALDNDGWPLAIEAISATEGPTEAIAGRQGEKLDPTALEGLSGKSYAIPHKRIAQIYVKGPAMLGYWRSVGNSLNDFFYEAFLDELADKGGKDPFELRLHLLRDNQRLTTLLQAVGELSGGWKRGPFTAEDGTRRTRGVAMASPFGTQTAVIAEVSIENGQVKVHDIWQAIDPGSIVNPAIVEAQVNGAVALGLSQTLVEESVWVDGKPRARNYDLYPILPPARMARVHVRVVESGEKMGGIGEPPLPAVAPAVANAVAALTGQRVRSLPMSRHTFT; translated from the coding sequence ATGAAGCCCGCTATCGATCCTTCCCTCCAGGCAGCGGCGCTGGCCCTGCAGGATCCGGTCAATCTGTCGCGCAGACGCTTTTTGACCGGCACCGCCGTCGGCGCGCTGGTACTGGGGTTCGGCCTGCCGCTGGGGTCGCCCCGAGTGCAAGCGGCGGCGACTGCCGCGCGCGGCACCCAGGTTCCGGCGTTTCTGGAAATCCGCCCGGACAACCGCGTGCGCCTGCTGTGCCCGTTCATGGAAGGCGGCCAGGGTACCTTCACCGCGATGGCGCAGATCGTCGGTGAAGAACTGGACGCCGATCCGGCGAGCTTCCTGGTGGAGGCGGCACCCCCCGGCGAGGCCTATGTGGTCATGGACAACGGCATGCGCATCACCGGCGGCAGCATGTCGGTGCGCATGAGTTACCCGGTGATGCGTCGCCTCGGTGCCCTGGCCCGCGCCATGCTGCTGCAGGCGGGTGCATTGCAGCTGGGGGTGGCGGTGAGCGAGTTGAGCACCGAGCCTGGCAAGGTGCTGCATGCCGCGTCGGGCCGCTCGCTGACCTACGGTGAACTGGCCGAGCGGGCGATGGACCTGCCGGTTCCCGATCCTGCCTCGGTGCAACTGCGCGACCCGAGCCGGTTCCGCTGGATCGGCAAGCCGGTCAAGCGCGTCGACGCCTATGACAAGTCCACGGGCAAGGCGCTCTACAGCATCGATCTGCAGGTCGACGGCATGCTGCATGCCGCCGTTCAGCATGCCCCCCGCCTGGGCATGACCGTGGGCGGCCTGCGCAACGAAGAGCAGGTCAAGGCGATGAAGGGCGTGCACTCCGTGCATCGTCTGCCGGGCGCCGTGGCGGTGGTCGCCGAGCGCTGGTGGCACGCCAGGCGCGCGGTGGAAGCGATTCAGGTCGACTGGCTGGAGCCATCGGCCGACAGCAAGGTGCGGCCGATGCCCAAGGACTTTTCCAGCGACGGCTGGATCCAGCGCCTTGCCAACGAAAAGGGCCCGGCCCGGGACGACGAAAACCAGGGCGACGTGGCTTCGATTCTGGCCGCCGCCAAGACCCGGATCGACGCCACCTACCACAACCAATACCTGAACCACGGGCAGCTGGAACCGCCTTCTGCCCTGGCCAGATTCAACCCCGACGGTTCGCTGGAGGTCTGGCTGCCGAACCAGGCGCCGGACATGTTCCTGGCGGACATTGCCAAGCGCACCGGGCTGGATCCGTCGCGCATCACCTTGCATTCGCCATTGCTGGGGGGATTCTTCGGGCGGCATTTCCTCTACGACTCAGCCAGCCCCTATCCCCAGGCGATCGAGCTGTCCAAGGCGGTTGGCCGTCCGGTGAAACTGATCTGGAGTCGGGAGGAAGAGTTCCTGCGTGACGTGCTGCGTCCGGTGGCGGCGGTGAATTTCCGCGCCGCGCTGGATAACGACGGCTGGCCCCTGGCAATCGAAGCCATCAGCGCCACCGAGGGGCCGACCGAGGCCATCGCCGGCCGCCAAGGTGAGAAGCTCGACCCCACGGCGCTGGAAGGCTTGTCGGGCAAGTCCTACGCGATCCCCCACAAGCGGATAGCGCAGATCTACGTCAAGGGCCCGGCCATGTTGGGTTACTGGCGTTCGGTGGGTAACTCCCTCAACGACTTCTTCTACGAAGCCTTTCTTGACGAGCTGGCCGACAAGGGTGGCAAGGACCCCTTCGAACTGCGCCTGCATTTGCTGCGCGACAACCAGCGCCTGACCACCCTGCTGCAGGCGGTGGGTGAACTGTCGGGGGGCTGGAAGCGCGGGCCCTTTACCGCCGAGGACGGCACCCGGCGGACGCGGGGCGTGGCCATGGCGTCGCCGTTCGGCACCCAGACCGCGGTGATCGCCGAAGTCTCCATCGAGAACGGGCAGGTCAAGGTGCACGACATCTGGCAGGCGATCGACCCCGGCAGCATCGTCAACCCGGCGATTGTCGAGGCTCAAGTCAACGGCGCCGTGGCGCTGGGGCTGTCGCAGACCCTGGTGGAAGAATCGGTGTGGGTCGATGGCAAGCCTCGGGCTCGCAACTACGACTTGTATCCGATCCTGCCGCCTGCGCGGATGGCTCGGGTGCACGTGCGAGTCGTCGAGAGCGGGGAAAAGATGGGCGGTATCGGCGAACCGCCGTTGCCCGCGGTTGCGCCGGCCGTCGCGAACGCGGTGGCGGCACTGACCGGGCAGCGGGTCCGCAGCCTGCCCATGAGCCGACACACCTTCACCTGA
- a CDS encoding c-type cytochrome, with protein MNNRRFARTAGWLTVSCLVVAGLLAWYVTRQPASPLASHPITAAELDPALVARGEYVARLSDCVACHSVPGGAPFAGGLEMATPLGAIHATNITPDTETGIGHYSLADFDRALRHGVAPGARRLYPAMPYPSYAKLSDDDVRALYAFFMKGVAPVRQANIPSAIPWPLNLRWPIALWNAVFVDAEPYVAKTKQDDVWNRGAYLVQGPGHCGSCHTPRGLAFNEKALDESAAPFLAGALLDGWYAPSLRGDHNTGLGRWSEAQIVQFLKTGRNEHAVVYGSMTEAFNNSTQFMTDQDLMAIARYLKSLPGDRQRDGTPWQYQELSTATALDAPGAHTYLTHCASCHGPDGKGQAEWIPPLAGATSALAGESASAINITLNASQRVVAAGVPDAYRMPALREQLSDQQIAEVLTFVRSAWGNHGSAVQAQAVSQLRRHTDPASSSPIILHMR; from the coding sequence ATGAATAACCGCCGATTCGCAAGAACCGCTGGCTGGCTGACGGTGTCATGCCTGGTCGTGGCCGGCCTGCTGGCCTGGTACGTCACTCGCCAGCCCGCCTCGCCTCTTGCCAGCCACCCGATCACTGCGGCCGAGCTCGACCCGGCGCTGGTCGCCCGCGGCGAATACGTCGCCAGGCTCAGCGATTGCGTGGCTTGCCACAGCGTGCCGGGCGGCGCGCCGTTCGCCGGTGGCCTGGAAATGGCCACGCCGCTGGGCGCGATCCATGCGACCAATATCACGCCGGACACCGAAACCGGCATCGGCCACTACAGCCTGGCGGACTTCGACCGGGCGCTGCGCCACGGCGTGGCACCCGGCGCCCGCCGTTTGTACCCGGCGATGCCCTATCCGTCCTACGCCAAGCTCAGCGACGACGACGTGCGGGCGCTGTACGCGTTCTTCATGAAGGGCGTGGCGCCGGTCAGACAGGCGAACATCCCCAGCGCCATTCCCTGGCCGCTGAACCTGCGCTGGCCGATTGCACTGTGGAACGCGGTGTTCGTCGACGCTGAGCCCTACGTGGCCAAAACGAAGCAGGACGATGTGTGGAACCGCGGCGCGTACCTCGTCCAGGGCCCCGGACATTGCGGCAGTTGTCATACGCCTCGGGGCCTGGCGTTCAATGAAAAGGCGCTGGATGAGTCCGCAGCGCCGTTTCTCGCCGGCGCCTTGCTCGATGGCTGGTATGCGCCAAGCCTGCGTGGCGACCACAACACGGGCCTGGGCCGCTGGAGCGAAGCGCAGATCGTGCAGTTCCTCAAGACCGGCCGCAATGAGCACGCAGTGGTCTATGGCTCGATGACCGAAGCGTTCAACAATTCCACGCAGTTCATGACCGATCAGGACCTGATGGCCATTGCCCGTTACCTCAAGTCGCTGCCCGGGGATCGCCAGCGCGACGGCACGCCCTGGCAGTATCAAGAGCTGTCGACCGCGACGGCGCTGGACGCTCCTGGCGCCCACACCTACCTGACGCACTGCGCCTCGTGCCACGGCCCGGACGGCAAGGGGCAAGCCGAATGGATACCGCCGCTGGCGGGGGCGACCTCTGCCCTGGCCGGGGAAAGCGCCTCGGCGATCAACATCACCCTGAACGCTTCGCAGCGTGTCGTGGCCGCGGGAGTGCCGGACGCCTATCGCATGCCGGCCTTGCGTGAACAGTTGTCGGATCAGCAGATCGCCGAGGTCCTGACCTTCGTGCGCAGCGCCTGGGGCAATCACGGCAGCGCCGTCCAGGCCCAGGCAGTGAGCCAGTTGCGTCGGCACACCGATCCGGCCAGCAGCAGCCCGATCATCCTGCACATGCGCTAG
- a CDS encoding XdhC family protein — protein MESIDLQVLRTARDWRAAAEPVLLVTVARTWGSSPRPVGSMMALRGDGRVVGSVSGGCIEDDLIHRYCTVHGGAGLKDGVPEVVQYGVSADDAHRFGLPCGGTLQLVLEFNPSRSSLDELLAALDSGRLIRRGLTLASNEVTLTATATPVQFSFDGRQMFNTLGPAYRLLMIGAGALAEYLATMALFNGFRVAVCDPRPEYIETWAVQGVERIIGMPDDVVRDFAVDLRTCIVALSHDPKLDDLALLEALHGPAFYIGAIGSRRNSQLRRERLIEHFGETPASLERLHGPIGIYIGSKTPAEIAVSVMAEILAAKNGASLPGAFSVAQAKHAIESVALSS, from the coding sequence ATGGAAAGCATCGACTTGCAAGTCCTGCGCACTGCACGAGACTGGCGCGCCGCCGCGGAACCGGTGTTGCTGGTCACGGTGGCCCGCACCTGGGGCTCCTCACCGCGCCCGGTGGGGTCGATGATGGCCTTGCGTGGAGATGGGCGGGTGGTAGGCAGCGTGTCCGGCGGCTGCATCGAGGACGACTTGATCCATCGCTATTGCACCGTCCATGGCGGCGCCGGGCTCAAGGACGGCGTGCCTGAGGTGGTGCAGTATGGCGTCAGCGCCGACGACGCCCATCGCTTCGGCTTGCCCTGCGGCGGCACCCTGCAGCTGGTTCTCGAATTCAACCCGTCGAGGTCATCGCTGGATGAACTGCTCGCTGCGCTCGACAGCGGACGCCTGATACGTCGGGGCCTGACTCTGGCCAGCAATGAGGTGACGCTGACCGCCACGGCGACACCCGTGCAGTTCAGTTTCGACGGCCGGCAGATGTTCAATACCCTGGGGCCGGCGTATCGGCTGCTGATGATCGGCGCCGGCGCACTGGCCGAGTATCTGGCCACCATGGCCTTGTTCAACGGCTTCAGGGTCGCGGTTTGCGACCCTCGTCCGGAATACATCGAAACCTGGGCGGTACAGGGCGTGGAGCGCATCATCGGCATGCCCGACGACGTGGTCCGCGACTTTGCCGTCGACCTGAGAACCTGCATCGTCGCCTTGAGCCATGACCCCAAACTCGACGATCTCGCACTCCTCGAAGCCCTCCACGGCCCGGCGTTCTACATCGGCGCCATCGGCTCGCGGCGCAACAGCCAACTGCGCCGCGAACGCCTGATCGAGCATTTTGGTGAAACCCCGGCCTCACTCGAGCGCCTGCACGGACCGATCGGCATCTACATCGGCAGCAAGACACCTGCGGAAATCGCCGTCAGCGTGATGGCCGAGATCCTTGCCGCCAAGAATGGCGCCAGCTTGCCGGGCGCCTTCAGCGTCGCCCAGGCCAAGCACGCCATTGAGTCTGTGGCCTTGTCGTCCTAG
- a CDS encoding DUF2388 domain-containing protein, translating into MDSTKTLAVVLLALASTSVVAHENNDPVEKAMFITTVAPLLTVSGTTALTVYGPGSMKSAKADALAFIGSDGQIRGAQFEQAVRYYHSAYGQPHMTDQQLALAIATLP; encoded by the coding sequence ATGGATTCAACGAAAACACTGGCAGTGGTTTTGCTGGCATTGGCCAGCACTTCAGTGGTGGCCCACGAGAATAATGATCCCGTCGAAAAAGCGATGTTCATCACGACGGTCGCCCCCCTCCTGACTGTTAGCGGAACCACTGCGCTAACGGTCTACGGCCCGGGAAGCATGAAATCGGCCAAGGCCGACGCGCTCGCATTCATCGGCTCGGATGGCCAGATTCGCGGCGCCCAATTTGAACAAGCCGTGCGCTACTACCACTCGGCCTACGGCCAGCCGCACATGACCGATCAACAGTTGGCCCTGGCCATCGCAACGTTGCCCTGA